The DNA window ACAAAGTTAATTATATTCTCGATAAATTATATAACTTATACTAACTATTTTACTATGACTACAGCATTATGTATTAGCTTATAGACTATATCATATTTTACTAACAAATTTATTGGATACTTTCAACTGTTTCATTGTCTTGAACCTGTTCATCTGTTTCGTCATCTTGAATTTGCTCATCCGCATCACTATCTTGAACCTGTTCATCTGATTCGTCATCTTGAATCTGCTCATCTGTATCGCTATCTTGAACTTGTTCATCTGATTCGTCATCTTGAATTTGCTCATCTGCATCACTATCTTGAACCTGTTCATCTGTTTCATCATCTTGAATTTGCTCATCTGTATCGCTATCTTGATTTTCTTCATCTGCTTCATTTTCTTCTTCATCTATTTCAATAGTTTCATTTTCTTCATCCCAGTCAATTTTTAAACCCAAATTTTCTAGGATAAATCTTAATGGAACGTACATTCTATTATTAAGCATACCTGATTTAACATCTAATTCTATTTCTTCTCCATTTACTATTGCTATATTAGAATCTAATTGGAGAACTATTTCTGTTTCACCTTTTGTAACCACTGCTTCTTTAGTATCTGGTTTCCATTCAACGTTTGCTTTGAAACCTTCTGTTATAGCTCTAACTGGTATTAGAGTTCGTCCATATTTGATTACAGGAGGAGTGTCGAATTTAAATTTAGCTGATTTTGAAAATATACTATCTACAGGTAATATTTTCGCTTCTGGTTGATCTTCTATTATTTTTTCTTCAGCTTCTTTTAACTTTTGCATTTCTTCTTCAGTGTATTTTGACTTAATCATAGCTTTTCTTTCTAAAATTACTGAGTGCATATCATTTTTTAAACTTTTAAACTGTTCCTTAGATGCATCTAATTCAGATTTTAATTGAGTCGCTAATTCTAGATCTCCACTTTCCTTAGCTACTTCATATTTAGCTTCAAGTTCATCTTTTAATTTTTCTGCTTCATCTTTTTGAATTTCTAATTCATTTTTTGTTTTTTCCCATTCTTGTACATTGTTATTTTCATCAATTTCTTTTTCTTCTTCATTTTTCATGACTTTCTCTTTTTTTATATTTTTAACTTTACCTAGCTGTGAATCTTTAATTTTTTTTGTTTCTCGTACAACTTGCTTTCCATCTGCAGCAAATGAACATACTGCACTAGTTAATACAATTATTAAAATTAATGTAATGGAAAATATTTTTTTTGACATAACATGTCCTCCTTTTTTGTAATAAAATTTATTCTATTTAACCTTAATTATTCATATATCTGAATAATTTGGCTTTCTTATATAGTTTACGTATAATCTATATTTTTTAAGGACCTAAATTAATTTTTTTAAATAAAATTTTTTAACTGACCAATGTTATTTATTAATTATATTTAAAAATAAAAATAGAAGGTGTTAAATTGACAATATTAATTTTAGTGATAAAATCATTATCGATGATGATTTGAACACAATTTGAATGCATAAACGCAAAATAATATAAATTTATAAACTAAATATGAGCAGATAGCTGATATGATTATCATAGTTAAAAGGTAATTAATGTGGTTATTATAATTTAGAAGTAATTAGAATAGAAAGTTTTTAGAAAGGGGGCAATTTAATGCATAATTTGATACAAAAAAAAGTAGATAAAATTAAAGAGGAAATAATAATTGATAGAAGAGATTTTCATAAATATCCTGAAATTGGTTGGACAGAATTTAGAACTGCATCACTAGTTGCAAGACGATTAGAAGAACTTGGCTTTCAAGTTTTAGTAGGAAAGGAAGTAATGAATTCAGACAAGCGAATGGGTCTAATAGATAAAGAAATCTTAAAAGAACATTATATTAGAGCAAAAAAACAAGGTGCAGATACTTATTATTTAGAAAAAGTGAAATATGGGTTTACAGGAGTTGTAGGTATTCTTAAATGTGGTGATGGACCAGTTATAGGGCTTAGATTTGATATAGATGCACTAGAGGTACTCGAAAGTAAAGACACAGAACATTTTCCTAAAAAAGAGGGTTTTAGATCATTAAATGAAGGTATTATGCATGCTTGCGCACATGACGGTCATATTGCTATAGGAATAGGCATAGCGAAAATTTTGTCTGAAATGAAACAGTTTTTTAATGGAACAATAAAACTTATTTTTCAACCTGCTGAAGAAGGTGTTAGAGGTGCTAAATCAATGGCAGTCTCTGGGATATTAGATGATTTGGATTTTATATTATCTAGTCATATTGGTATGGTTAAAGATGGAAGTAATAAGATATATTCTAATGTACAAGAATTATTGGCTACATCAAAGTTTGATGCACATTTTACAGGGATTTCAACTCATGCTGGTGCTAGTCCTGAAAAAGGAAAGAATGTTATGTTAGCTGTAGCAACGGCTATTTTAAATTTAAATTCGATACCAAGGCATAGTAAAGGTCAAACACGAATTAATGTAGGTAAATTAACAGCAGGAAGTGGGAGAAATGTTATACCTTCAGATGCTGTTATGATGGTAGAGACAAGAGGTAGCACATCAGAGCTAAACAATTATATGAAAGAACATGCTATTAGGATTATTAAGAGCAGTGCTGATATGTATGATTTAAAGTTAAGTATTAAAGAAATGGGTGGAGCAGAAAGTGCTGTTAGTGATGAGTATTTAATAAACAAATTAAAAGATGCTGTTAATAAAATCAATAACGTAGAAGTAGATGATACTAACATTAATTTTGGAGGAAGTGAAGATTTTACTTATATGATGAAAAGAGTTCAAAATAATGGAGGAAAAGCTATCTATTTTATTATAGGCAGTGATATAAAAGCTGATCATCACAATGGTAAATTTGATTTTATTGAAGATGATTTAATAACAGCAGTAAAGGTTTATAGTATGCTAATAGCTGAGTTATTACATAAAAAATAGTTTAAGAAAAATAAGAATCTAAAAGGGATTCTTATTTTTTAGTTTTACATTTTTATTTGCAAACCATGTAATTAATAAAATCGTAAATGAATAATGATATTATATTCAACGGTAAAATATGACAATAGAAATGCCCCTTTGACAACTAGAAAAATAAAACGCAGCATAATTATAGGTGTTTGGGTTACTATATAACTAATATAGAATAAAATTTGGGACATAATAGATTATTTAGACAATCAATTTTTTAAAATTTTAAGGAGGTCAAAAGCATGGATGGTATTGAATTAATGGTTGAAGAGCAAAAATGTATCAAAAGAATATTATTAGTAATTAGAGAGGAATGTTATGGTATTTTAAAAGGTGATGATATAAATTATGATGATATTACTATGATGATAAGCTTTGTAAAACATTATGGAATGATATCTGAACTTGATTTTGGAAGACTGTACCTTAAAGAGCTTGAGAAAGCAGTAGTAAGAGTAAAAGCAGGTGATGATGAAAGTAAATTAGATGTTATTGCTAATGCTATATCTTATACTCATTTATTATACAGACATATAGGAAAAGAAGACAAAAATGGCTATACATTTGCTAAAAGAGAGTTTCCTAATCATATTATTGATATAATAAATTAATAAAAGAAAATACAACAATTCCACCTATTATGGAATTAGGTATTTCTGCCTGTAACGCCTTCGATGTTTACGCTTACATATACTTTCATTGTAAAGCCTTCTTTATAACAAGGCACAAGATGTCTACCATCTCTATAGGGTGGTGGAGACCGATTAAATTTAACAGGCGGTATGCAATCTTGCACCTCGTTGAAACGGTGTGTTGCAATTACTACGTAATTGCTTCCGTTGTTATAATGTTTTGATTAATACAGCAATTCTTCATCTGTTATGACGCCCTTACATACAATATTGGTATTTCCAATTAGATAAACCTTTTGCACATCAAGTTTATTTCTTTCTATATTTACAAATAACTCTCCACCAGGGACTATAATTTTTACATTATTGCTTTTTAATATGTTTTTTAAAATTAATGCAATTGCAACGGAGGCTGATCCCGTACCACATGCAAGGGTAAAATCTTCAACGCCTCTTTCATAAGTCTTTACGATTGCAGTTGTATCATCCACTATGTCATAAAAGTTAATATTTGCTCCTTTAGGGAACACATTATCGTATCTTAAAGCTTTACCTAAATCAAATATTTCATTCGTAGCAGTATTATTTAATCCAGTCATTTTAACTACTGCATGGGGAACACCAGGATTGCCCAGTTCTATATATGAACAGTTATATATATTATCATCAATAGTAACCGTCCTATCTAGGTCAAGTATATCTGGGTTATTAAGCTGTACTTTGACTAACCTACCTTCTTGTATCTGAGCGTGCACAATTCCTGCTGTAGTTTCAAAAGACATGTTATTACTTGTTATATTATTTACAAATGCATATCTTGCAATACATCTTGCCCCATTTCCGCACATCTCACCAATACTACCATCAGAGTTGTAGAATCTCATCTTGAAATCTGCATTACTAGTAGTAGCAGTATCTACAGCCATAAGACCATCTGCTCCTATTGATAATTTTCTGGTGCATAATCTTGATGCGAAAGTAGATAGTTTTTGAGTTGAAAAATTATATATTCTATTATCAATTACAATAAAATCATTGCCAAGTCCTTGCAGTTTAGTGAATTCAATATTCAAAATATTTCTCCTTTCTATTTAAGTATTTCGGAGCTATTTATATCCGTACTATATTATATGATATAGGCTTGATTATTTATAGCTATAAAATTCAAAATTATCTTAATCTTTCTGGCACAAGGTCATTTCGTAACATATCTTGATAAGACTGTCTTTTAACTATTAGTTCATCATTTCCATCATTAACTAAAACCACTGCTGGGATAACATTTCTATTATAATTATTTGACATAGAGTATCCATAGGCACCAGTGCTAAATACAGCTAATATATCATCCGCTTCAACATTAGGTGTATTAATGTCTTTGATTAATATATCTCCTGATTCACAACATTTGCCACAAATAGTTACTGTTTCAGTTTTTGGTTTGCTAGCTTTGTTAGCTATAACAGCATCATACTGTGCTTGGTATAGTGCAGGTCTAATATTATCTGTCATTCCTCCGTCTACAGCTACATATTTTCTTATATTTGGTATGTCTTTGATTGAGCCTATAGTATATAAAGTTATTCCTGCTTCGCCAATTACCCATCTACCAGGCTCAATTATTACTTGCATCATATCTAAATTTTTTTCAGTACAAAATCTTTCAATCCTATCCATAATAGGATCAATAAAATATGATAATGGTTTTGGATTATCATTTTCAGTATATTTAATACCAAAGCCACCTCCGATATTTAACTCTGATGGTGTGTAGCCGTATTTGTCTATAGTAAAATTAACAAGTGCTAAAGAAGTTTCAAGTGCTGCTAAATGTGATCTGTTATCATGAAGTTGAGAACCAACATGATAATGAAAACCTATGAATTCAATATGCTCTGATTTTATAGCTTTTTCTATAGCAGGATAAATAATATTCTCATTTAAAGGAATACCAAATTTAGAATCTTTATTCCCTGTAGTGATATATTTATGAGTATTTATTTTAACACCAGGTGTTATTCTAAATAATATTTTTGCAGTTTTATTTTCACTTTTACATATTTCTTCTAATAAGTCTAGTTCAAAAGTATTATCAACAATAATTCTACCTACTCCATAGCTTACAGCCATTCTTAATTCGCTTGCTGATTTATTATTTCCGTTAAACTCTAGTTTTTCAGCTGGGAACCCTGCTTCTATAGCTGTATACAATTCGCCGCCCGATACTACATCAAGTCCTAAACCTTCTCTTTCTATGATTTTACACATAGCAAGAGATAAAAATGCTTTAGAAGCATATACAGCTTTTGTGTTTGGATATTTATTCAAAAAAGATTCTCTAATTTCCTTACATCTATTAATTATTTCATTTTCCGAAATTACATAAAGGGGTGTATTGTATTTTTTAGCTAATTCTAATGTATTGCATCCATCAAAGTATAGTATTCCATTCTCAATTTTTTTAACCATATTCATCCTCCCTTGAAGTTACACTTCATATTTATGACAACAATCTTATTATTGCATTTTTTATCAAGTTTAATAAATATACAAAAATCATTTACTTTTAAACATAATTTTAAATTAAAAAAACTGAAATGTAAACAAGGTAAGAAAAATAAGTTTAATAAAGTAAAGAAATCTTTTGTTAAAGTTGTATAATTTAAATTATGAAGATACCAAATTTAATTTAGTTATTACTTAATGTTTTATTTAAAGTCCTAATTTTGTAATAAGAGTTCAAAAAATTGTTAAAATAGCTAGGGTAAACCTTTGAGGGAAGTGTTACTCAATGTTTTTGTGTTGAAGCCATACAAGACATTTTTTTTACTCGGAGATGCCTACATTTTTCTAGTTATATAAAGATGAAAAAATATAGGCATCAATGTCGTGGTCAAAAAATGTCATGTAGCTTCTATAAGATATAATGTTTAATTTCTTTAGGGACAGGCGTTGTGAGTACGAAGTTATTACATAATAGTGATTCATTACTAAATGGAGAGGGGCACGAATCTGAGAATCTTTGCTGTTCCTGTAAAGAAGTAATTTTTTTCATTAAATAAAAGCGTTGAAAAAATTACTTCTTAAAAGTCACCTACAAAGAAACCTCAGATTGAGCCCTAGAGGATTTAGTGGTTAGACTAGTTGTTATAGCAGTTATTTGCGGTTTGATTAGTTATTGTTTTGTAAGTTTTAAATATTGATATGTTTGAAACTTAACCCTAACTGATAGCTAAAAAAGATTATAACAAGGCACAAATTATTATAACCGATATGTAACTAGGAAATCTCTAAGGTTTCTTCGGAAGGTGACTTTCAAAAGCTTGTTTCTTCAACGCTTTTACTAATCATAAGAAACAAGTTTTTGTCGGAACCGTAGAAGATTCTTAGAGAGTTTCTATGTCAGTGAGTTGTGAAATATAACTATTTAGTTACATTGAAATTCCCACAACGCTTGACAATAAAGAAAATACCAAAAACTAAATAGAAGCGGGTAAGAGATTTTTTGTAAACGACATTGAAGGGTGTATTTTAACCTTATAAACAATTGAAAAAATACGCCCTTCTCCGAGTTAGAAAAATCTCTTATATCGCTGAACCAAAAAATAATAAGCCAAGTGACTCACAAAGCATGTCAATAGAAAATATATATGAGTAACCAGCATTAACGTGGCGTAAACCGCTTATTGTTCTATATCCTTTATTAATTCAAAGCTTGTTTCAATATGACCTACAATTTCCCCCTTATGGTTTTTGTATTGAATATTATAGTATTTATCGAGTTCTTTTAATTCTTCATTTGTAATGATATCTAATTGTCTAAGAGTTTCAAGTATGACTGCACTGATAATTTTGCTGTTACCATCTTCCATTTTAAAGGTTAAACCTATTCCTTTATCCTTTAAACCTATAGCATAATAAGCAGATGCTCCAGTTTTTGCAAACAGCTTTTTACCACATACTCTCATCAAGTCAGAGCATAGTCTGTCAGTGCCTCCTATCATTTCAGGATAGGAAGTCATAGCATTAGTAATTCTTTTAATGGCATTTTTTCGTTTTTCATTAAATAATTCAGGCTTTGAAAGTCTAGCATATCCTTGAGCAAATTTATAAAGAGGTAAAGCATGAACGGGTACGCCACATCCATCAATAGCAGTTATAATATCATTTTTATTATAGTCACAAATATCCGAAATTATTTCCATAATTCTTTTTTGTACAGGATGTTCTTCTTTAAAGTATGTATTTAGATCTTCGTTTAAAAATTTTGCTGTTATTAGCATACCAGAATGCTTGCCAGAACAATTACAATGTACACTTTGTGGTTCTTGATTATTAGCTATTAATTTGTCTGCTGCATATTTTGCTAAAGGGTAGTGCGTACCACACTGTAAATATTCTTCATTCAAGCCTGCTTTAGATAAAATACTTTTAACATAGTTTGTATGGAAGTATTCTCCACTATGAGAAGCACAAAACAGTGCTAATTCCTTATCGTTAATATTATAAGCATCTACAGCTCCACTTTCTATACAAGGTATTGCTTGTATAGGTTTAGCTGAAGAACGGGCAAAAGTTACCCTTTCAGGATTACCATAGTGATAAAGTATCTTTCCAGTATAGTCAACAACAGCGATGTGACCTATATGAGTTACATCAACTAAATTTCCTCTGTAGATTTTAGCAACAATTGACATAGTTTCTCCCTCCTGATTTAGTAATATAAATGATTATACCACATAAATATGGGAAAAAATAAAATATTTAGAAAAGTAATAAAATGTGCTTAAGTGACCAGTTACTGTTATAGTGAAAAAATACTATAACTTGTTGGTAAAACTATATATAAAAAGATATCAAAAGTGGAATTTATAAAGCTTAAGAGGAATAATACAATATAATAACATGAAAACGATTTCGACAAAAAAATTCAAAATATACAGAAAAATTCATTGAAATCTATTTTCATATATGATAACATTATAAAAACTTTATAACATTATTTTAATATCAATATTAAGAAGTTGTAATAATATTTTTTTCGTTTTATTAATTTAGCGCATTAAAAATTTAAATCGATAATTCTTAGTATTAATATTGATAATAAGGACAAAATTAATAAAATACAAAGGAGGATTATTTATGAAAAAAAGAATTTTAGCATTGATTATATCAATGGTTATGCTAAGTACTTTAATGCTTGCAGGTTGTGGCTCTGAAACAACTGGTAGTAAGGACAGTAGTGAAAAACCTAAAACATTAATATATGCAAGAGGTGCTGATTCTACAGCTCTTGACCCAGCATATGTATCAGATGGAGAATCTGCAAAGGTTATAGTAAATATATATGAAGGTTTGGTAAGATACAAAGATGGATCTACTGAAATCGAACCAGCATTAGCTACAGATTGGAAAGTTAGTGATGATGGTAAAGAATATGTATTTAATTTAAGAAAAGATGTTAAATTCCATGATGGAACTCCATTCAATGCTGATGCAGTAGTTTTTAGTGTTGAAAGACAGTTACCACCAAACAGAACAAGTGATATGCCTTATGCGTCATTTACATATGGTGAAGTGGAAAAGGTAGAAAAAGTTGATGAATATACAGTTAAATTTACTTTAAAAGATAAGTATACTCCATTCTTAGCTAATATGGCTATGGCTTTAGCAGCTCCGATAGCATGCCCTAACGGAAAAGATTTATCTTCAAATCCTATAGGAACAGGACCATTCAAATTTGTTAAATGGGATAAGGGACAAGCTATAACTTTAGAAAAAAATGAAGATTATTGGGGAGAAAAAGCAAAAGTAGATAAGGTTATATTTAAAATAACAAAAGAAAACTCTGTTAGAGCAAGTGAATTAATTGCAGGTTCAGTTGACATAATAGATGGAGTTGCTCCTAATGATGTTAAACAGCTAGAAGATAATAAATTGAATGTGTTAAAGCAGAATGGTATGAATATTAACTACATGGCGTTTAACTGTTCAAGA is part of the Abyssisolibacter fermentans genome and encodes:
- a CDS encoding M55 family metallopeptidase, coding for MQDCIPPVKFNRSPPPYRDGRHLVPCYKEGFTMKVYVSVNIEGVTGRNT
- a CDS encoding ABC transporter substrate-binding protein, whose product is MKKRILALIISMVMLSTLMLAGCGSETTGSKDSSEKPKTLIYARGADSTALDPAYVSDGESAKVIVNIYEGLVRYKDGSTEIEPALATDWKVSDDGKEYVFNLRKDVKFHDGTPFNADAVVFSVERQLPPNRTSDMPYASFTYGEVEKVEKVDEYTVKFTLKDKYTPFLANMAMALAAPIACPNGKDLSSNPIGTGPFKFVKWDKGQAITLEKNEDYWGEKAKVDKVIFKITKENSVRASELIAGSVDIIDGVAPNDVKQLEDNKLNVLKQNGMNINYMAFNCSREPFNDPKLREALSHAIDREELVKYLYQGYSELASSYMPSFIPGYNDAVKPYEYDTEKAKQMLKELGKEDLEVKMICYSNPRPYNPVGQKLAEAVQNYLSQVGVKATIDVYPWKEYKQKATQGEGDILFFGWIGDNGDADNFLSLLDSKEISSSLNSAMYSSEEIDELLAEAKTMTNGEERNKVYEKVQEILTKDAPWLPISHATDMAAYTNDIKGFKLHPTGVVFLNTIDKE
- a CDS encoding hemerythrin domain-containing protein gives rise to the protein MDGIELMVEEQKCIKRILLVIREECYGILKGDDINYDDITMMISFVKHYGMISELDFGRLYLKELEKAVVRVKAGDDESKLDVIANAISYTHLLYRHIGKEDKNGYTFAKREFPNHIIDIIN
- a CDS encoding copper amine oxidase N-terminal domain-containing protein; protein product: MSKKIFSITLILIIVLTSAVCSFAADGKQVVRETKKIKDSQLGKVKNIKKEKVMKNEEEKEIDENNNVQEWEKTKNELEIQKDEAEKLKDELEAKYEVAKESGDLELATQLKSELDASKEQFKSLKNDMHSVILERKAMIKSKYTEEEMQKLKEAEEKIIEDQPEAKILPVDSIFSKSAKFKFDTPPVIKYGRTLIPVRAITEGFKANVEWKPDTKEAVVTKGETEIVLQLDSNIAIVNGEEIELDVKSGMLNNRMYVPLRFILENLGLKIDWDEENETIEIDEEENEADEENQDSDTDEQIQDDETDEQVQDSDADEQIQDDESDEQVQDSDTDEQIQDDESDEQVQDSDADEQIQDDETDEQVQDNETVESIQ
- a CDS encoding amidohydrolase, with amino-acid sequence MHNLIQKKVDKIKEEIIIDRRDFHKYPEIGWTEFRTASLVARRLEELGFQVLVGKEVMNSDKRMGLIDKEILKEHYIRAKKQGADTYYLEKVKYGFTGVVGILKCGDGPVIGLRFDIDALEVLESKDTEHFPKKEGFRSLNEGIMHACAHDGHIAIGIGIAKILSEMKQFFNGTIKLIFQPAEEGVRGAKSMAVSGILDDLDFILSSHIGMVKDGSNKIYSNVQELLATSKFDAHFTGISTHAGASPEKGKNVMLAVATAILNLNSIPRHSKGQTRINVGKLTAGSGRNVIPSDAVMMVETRGSTSELNNYMKEHAIRIIKSSADMYDLKLSIKEMGGAESAVSDEYLINKLKDAVNKINNVEVDDTNINFGGSEDFTYMMKRVQNNGGKAIYFIIGSDIKADHHNGKFDFIEDDLITAVKVYSMLIAELLHKK
- a CDS encoding asparaginase, encoding MSIVAKIYRGNLVDVTHIGHIAVVDYTGKILYHYGNPERVTFARSSAKPIQAIPCIESGAVDAYNINDKELALFCASHSGEYFHTNYVKSILSKAGLNEEYLQCGTHYPLAKYAADKLIANNQEPQSVHCNCSGKHSGMLITAKFLNEDLNTYFKEEHPVQKRIMEIISDICDYNKNDIITAIDGCGVPVHALPLYKFAQGYARLSKPELFNEKRKNAIKRITNAMTSYPEMIGGTDRLCSDLMRVCGKKLFAKTGASAYYAIGLKDKGIGLTFKMEDGNSKIISAVILETLRQLDIITNEELKELDKYYNIQYKNHKGEIVGHIETSFELIKDIEQ
- the lysA gene encoding diaminopimelate decarboxylase is translated as MVKKIENGILYFDGCNTLELAKKYNTPLYVISENEIINRCKEIRESFLNKYPNTKAVYASKAFLSLAMCKIIEREGLGLDVVSGGELYTAIEAGFPAEKLEFNGNNKSASELRMAVSYGVGRIIVDNTFELDLLEEICKSENKTAKILFRITPGVKINTHKYITTGNKDSKFGIPLNENIIYPAIEKAIKSEHIEFIGFHYHVGSQLHDNRSHLAALETSLALVNFTIDKYGYTPSELNIGGGFGIKYTENDNPKPLSYFIDPIMDRIERFCTEKNLDMMQVIIEPGRWVIGEAGITLYTIGSIKDIPNIRKYVAVDGGMTDNIRPALYQAQYDAVIANKASKPKTETVTICGKCCESGDILIKDINTPNVEADDILAVFSTGAYGYSMSNNYNRNVIPAVVLVNDGNDELIVKRQSYQDMLRNDLVPERLR
- the dapF gene encoding diaminopimelate epimerase; translation: MNIEFTKLQGLGNDFIVIDNRIYNFSTQKLSTFASRLCTRKLSIGADGLMAVDTATTSNADFKMRFYNSDGSIGEMCGNGARCIARYAFVNNITSNNMSFETTAGIVHAQIQEGRLVKVQLNNPDILDLDRTVTIDDNIYNCSYIELGNPGVPHAVVKMTGLNNTATNEIFDLGKALRYDNVFPKGANINFYDIVDDTTAIVKTYERGVEDFTLACGTGSASVAIALILKNILKSNNVKIIVPGGELFVNIERNKLDVQKVYLIGNTNIVCKGVITDEELLY